In Xiphophorus couchianus chromosome 8, X_couchianus-1.0, whole genome shotgun sequence, the following proteins share a genomic window:
- the LOC114149705 gene encoding dolichol phosphate-mannose biosynthesis regulatory protein-like — MATGADQAVGMSLVLFSLLLFTYYTVWVIVLPFVDARHVLHRYFLPREYSVILPGVAAVLLLLCIGTFTAVILWKNRKPKKTD, encoded by the exons ATg GCTACAGGAGCGGATCAGGCGGTCGGGATGagtctggttctgttcagcctGCTGCTCTTCACGTATTACACCGTCTGGGTCATTGTTCTG CCGTTCGTCGACGCCCGCCACGTCCTTCACAGATATTTCCTTCCTCGGGAATATTCGGTCATCCTGCCTGGAGTCGCTGCGGTGCTGCTGTTGCTCTGcatag GAACCTTCACTGCCGTCATCCTGTGGAAAAACCGCAAACCGAAGAAAACCGACTGA